The following proteins are co-located in the Vicugna pacos chromosome 3, VicPac4, whole genome shotgun sequence genome:
- the SUB1 gene encoding activated RNA polymerase II transcriptional coactivator p15 — MPKSKELVSSSSSGSDSDSEVDKKLKRKKQVAPEKPVKKQKTGETSRALSSSKQSSSSRDDNMFQIGKMRYVSVRDFKGKVLIDIREYWMDPEGEMKPGRKGISLNPEQWSQLKEQISDIDDAVRKL, encoded by the exons atgcCTAAGTCAAAGGAACTTGTTTCTTCAAGCTCTTCCGGCAGTGATTCTGACAGTGAAGTTGACAAAAAG tTAAAGAGGAAAAAGCAAGTTGCTCCAGAAAAACCTGTAAAGAAGCAAAAAACTGGTGAAACTTCAAGAGCCTTGTCATCCTCCaagcagagcagcagcagcagagatgATAACATGTTTCAG aTTGGGAAAATGAGGTATGTCAGTGTTCGGGACTTTAAAGGGAAAGTCTTAATTGATATTAGAGAATACTGGATGGATCCGGAAGGTGAAATGAAACCAGGAAGAAAAG gtATTTCTTTAAATCCTGAGCAGTGGAGCCAGCTGAAGGAACAGATTTCTGACATTGATGATGCAGTAAGGAAACTGTAA